The Dreissena polymorpha isolate Duluth1 chromosome 2, UMN_Dpol_1.0, whole genome shotgun sequence nucleotide sequence TATGTAAACCATGTAAACATAGTAGGTTCCTTATCTATTTAGTTGTATGCTTGTTAAAAGATTCTTTACAAAATTTGATTTAGCTGTTCgtaagaaaaaatacaaaataaaactttTTCAAACACTAAGATTGCAGGTGTTGGCAATTATCCGTTTGATTCTTACACATAATGCATGATTGATTAAAGCATGACATGGCAGTAAGGCAAAGCTGACCCCACATTCCACTGCTTTATGTCGCCTTCTTCACAGGGGGACATTTTAAAACTCataataattaatcaaaatatGATTCATCAAATACCCATCTTGTGTTTATAGACTACAGTCAaccctgaattcagcggtcagtcaagggaaatgattaaagtgaccgttgtccacaggtgaccgttgaattcggatcacaattttaagaaggttggtcagttggtagtataactacgtcgttaccccacccagtcgtttgcatacagtgtaaaacaaatgctcattgcattaacaaagcataataacagcattaacttacgcgtgtacattgaataatagagaataatatcttttaggtagatttaatttcatattgttcaaTTAAAGCAAtcactttatcaacgctggtataattgtttactcatgcatctcattcattcagtaaataaagcttgtcacgttccgttgacgtcacgtacgtaaaagtctaaaaagcggattcggtgtcataaaccgatagtacggtgtaattgtaccatTCTAATtgaaagaaatagcggtcatttaatttagcgataattactttaaacaagtcataaactctggTATATTTTCTTTTGTAGATACCCCTACAATTAACCtcggaaaagaaaccttctcaacaccttataatttgtttactcgcagcgggccgcttttataatatcgtAGACAATTACGGCTTTCAGGCGCTTTAAAagcaaaatagacggacacataatgtgctgtgtttttaattttcgcgactcgagactactgacgcgtgaccgttgatttcaggtcaaacatgaatttcggagtggaatatagtggccgttggccgttatggtcaggtggccgttaaattcaagtgtaatatagagtgtttttcgtcggggggattccagactgaccgttgtctgcagatgaccggtaaattcaggtggccgttaggtcagttttgactgtagtTCAAGGCTTAATACTTTTACAAATAGGATTGCACAATTCTTTAAATTTTTACAGTTCAATTGTATGGAAAATTGTGAGATTTCTTTAGatgcatattttaacaaatgtttgcTGATAGTCACATTCTAACCTACCTGTTGCATCTGCTTATACTTGTCCCCTTCATTAAAACCTGACTTCTCGTTGGCCTGCTGTAATTGTTGCTGCAGAGAGATGCTTGAGGCAGGCAGAAATCCTGAAACACACAAGAGCCTCAATCGTTTGGTTCTTGCTTCAAACCAATAAAGAACCAAGACCACAACGGCCCTGTCAAGCTTTCAAGTTTGGTTCTTGCTTCAAACCATTGGGAATCCAAGACCACAACCGCCTTGCCATGTGTTTGGTTCTTGCTTCAAACCAATAAAGAACCAAGACCACAACTGCCCTGTCAAACGTTTGGTTCTTGCTTCAAACCAGTAAAGAACCAAGACCACAACCGCCCTGTCAACGTTTGGTTCTTGCTTCAAACCAGTAAAGAACCGAGACTACAACTGCCCTGTCAAGTGTTTGGCTCTTGCTTCAAACTAATAAAGAACCAAGACTACATTCAAAATAGATTATTAAAATGTATCAACCAACAGAAGACTCATTATAAAATCAATTGAGAAATAATAACACACCTTTATAAAGAGACATATCTAAGCTAAAATtaacatgtgatttttttatgGACAAATAAGCTGTACAAGTTTTACTTCTGTCACCAAAAATATACCAATTGAGACCCAATTTCTAAAATGTTGGTTAGCATCTGTGCCAAGTTATGGGTGAGCTAGGATTATTTGAATGTTGTTTAAACACTTTTACAAAGTTatataaatgagccatgctctgtgaaaacaggccTTGATGCATAGGTAAGCGtgaggtgtcatcccagattagactgttcaGGCCTTGATGCATAGGTAagcgtaaggtgtcatcccagagtagactgttcagtctgcacaggctcatcacggacaagactttccgctttttttcatttttcgtttaaataaagtctaaTCTCAGCGAAAAtgcagttaaggcggaaagtgttaatcctgattagccagtgtaaactgcacaggcttatctgggacaacactatacgcacatgcattaaactgcTGTTTTCCAACAGCAAGACTCCAATGTCAATGCCCCTACCCTGCTGCGGCATTCTACCGATGGTGTACGGTGACTGATGCTGATGCTGCCCATAAGGACTACTGGAATATGCTGCGAAGGCAGACTGGCTGGCCACCTGATACTTGGAGCCCGGGGACTTGGAGGTCGTGTAGGCCACCGTGGACTGGAACGAGTGCACAGGCTGGCTCACATACGTCACCTGGCTCGGTTGGGAGGGGTAGTTGACTGGCTCTGTCAGGGAATGAACATGCTTTGGTTCAGACATATAGATATAAAGTTCTGTCCTGTATTTAAACCTCAATTAGGGGAACAAAATATTCAGGCATATtgataaattgtataaatataataaaaggaaagtgttatcccagattagcctgtgcagactgcacaggctaatctgggttgacactttacgcacatgcattaagcccagttttcccagagtgaggacACTGGGAAACTGGCTCTGTGATGGCAAGAAAATGCTTCACATATGagacttgctctgggaaaatgaggtttgctgtgcgttaagtgtaagcagaaagtgttgtccctgataagcctgtatgatcttcacaggctcatcagggacaacactttctgcttgtatgttCTTTTTCTTCAGAGGAAATTCTattcttaccgaaaatctagtttaggcattaagtgtcatccctgattagcctgtgcagtatttgggatgacacttaacacacatgcataaaaccctgtTTTGCCAGAGTGCGGCCAATCTGTTTGTTCAGCCATATAGATACTTTTTGGTCGTTTACTTGAGCCCCTACATGAGCAATATATTTTATTCTGCTTTTCATAGAGCAAAGatatttatctgttaaaaaaaggACTACATATCCAAACGGTTACTTATGCATAACAGtctattaaaaaacaaataaagaaatattcaTATTCTAAAGAAGCATCATCCacaatacatacggaatattacgctagtcaattgttccaagagtttgtatcactcgagtggcttgtgtgatgacgcaTCACACGaaaggcggagcctcgagtgtgatgcgaaatagcacaagccacgacaTGTATgacatgtattttttactttaacaaaactgacaaaacaatggctaaaacggtacgccatagtttatttaagacgcgtatgaatacagtttatgtaaattaacgtgtaaacattcgaaccgggaaaacacaggtttccgacacgcttaccttaatgccatcgttaattcactttttataacaattaagttgacaactttaatccgatgtttataacaaaaacgtttaaacgatatgcacttccacttctatcttccttgtctttatcgaaacttaatttaaaccacactattttattgtattcctatcgaaatatacatttatgcatgatacacacacactccaaaatacgtttttaacacatagtttactgttaaaaaacaccacgtccgacatgtccttacagagtttagatcaaactattgtgttttgtcacagaaatgacgtcacacgatgtactacgtaatatatttcgtaatataaaatatttctattttcggtgcgtgtaatgtgacgtcattaaatgggtcgaagtagtctggctagtatggtaatacagaattggaaacagcgagtagcgtaatacgggattttttatttcagcgattgatacaacctgtattttgttaaaagcattaaacaggtatataataaaatgatataaagtcACATGGACAgtttgataaacatttttacaacTTAGGATTTCTCTTAAACGCTTTGTGAATACCAGCCCAGCTCGTCCTAAACCAGTAAACATGTTACACTTACTAAACTCCTGTGCATTTGAGTGCACATAGTGTGCGGGTGTGGCTGCCTTCTTGTTCTCGTACTGCTGGTAGCCCGAATTGGGAGTGGGGGACGGGCTCCGTGGGCGCTTCAAAGGTACACTGGCCACTGGTTGCTACAAACAATACAAGAGCtagtcacagtagtgccaaatccccgccgaaatgtgtttgcttgtatgacaacatatGTTTTAGGGagtataataatatttgtaaaacatggcacctgaaaagctaaaatatttactatgaaattaatttaaatataatttaaaattataaataaataaaatatgtaaaaaaaatggaaaaacaagggccgtttgtaaaacatgcatttcccCCATATggtctgtcagttgtagtggcagccattgtgtgaatacgttttttgtcattgtgaccttgaccattgacctagtgaccctgaaaatcaataggggtcatctgccagtcatgaacaatgtacctatgaagtttcatgatcctaagagtaagcattcttgacttatcatctggaaaccattttactatttcgagtcactgtgactttaacctttgacctagtgacctgaaaatcaataggggtcatctgccagtcattatcaatgtacctatgaagtttcatgatcctaggcgtaagcattcttgagttatcatccggaaaccattttactgtttcgagtcactgtgaccttgacctttgacctagtgacctgaaaatcaataggggtcatctgccagtcatgatcaatgttcctatgaagtttcatgatcctaggcgtaagcgttcttgagttattatccggaaaccattttactgtttcgagtcactgtgaccttgacctttgatctagtgatctgaaaatcaataggtgtcatctgccagccatgatcaatgtacctatgaagtttcatgatcctaggcctaagcattcttgagttatcatatggaaaccattttactattttaagtcactgtgaccttgacctttgacctagtgacctgaaaatcaataggggtcatctgccagtcatcatcaatgtacctatgaagtttcatgatccttggcctaagcgttcttgagttatcatccggaaaccatctggtggacggaccgacggacagacagaccgacatgtgcaaaacaatatactccctcttctttgaaggggggggcataaatagattcagtagatttagagttatgctccggacaaaaatttactttgaaattaaataaagggagataattttaaaactaaggtagatagagttatggttcttagtcactgcacttctccctgttgccatctgtttaaattcaaagtttgaagtaaatccattgaatgtATTTGGAGTTATGCCCTGGACAAaatttcggacggacacacaaacgggaccaattactatatcccctccgaatttttttttcggcggggataaaaaatatactcaacaagcaaattcgttaaattgatatcagATATGATCCCCCGCGAAACAAATTTTTTTTGACAAACGGATGCGCAACGTCAATTCTATAACCATCTGCCTTTGGGGATAATAAAAATCATATAAGTTACAGTGgttttatgttaatttgaaattaactcTTACAATACGTACAGGTCATTTAAGTTTGTTCGCTATGATATCAAACCACTTACAGCTATAATGCTCTGTGCAGGCCTGTACATTTGAGGTCTACCCAGCGGGTGGAGCACTGAATGAGCTGATACAGGAGGCATACCTGTGTGCTGGTATATCGTGGGCGGCTGACTCAACTCACTGAAACAGCATTGCATCTGTTACACAggtgtgttaaccctttgcatgctgggaaatttgtcgtctgctaaaatgtcatctgctgaatttttaaaattagcattttcttcgatttttttcaaagaatactatcagaatagcaaacagtttggatcctgatgagacgccacagaacatctggatccaaactgtttgcaaaggccttcaaaatttggttccagcactgaacgAGTTAAATCAGTCAGATATAGAGTATTTCATGCTAAAAGCATTTCCATGTCTTTTacttttttacttattaatatgttTCTAATGTTAAACTTTTTTGACATgtacaaacaaaacaatgtttgTTATATGACAAGCAACAAGtgaataataaaacacaaactcTTTTTGTTGCGCTTTTTTCCTAGTTTCATCCTCCTGGTGCAAAACTTTTTTGAGTTGTGAGAAACACGCGTGCTTCTCTTGCCTCAGAAGCTCCAGTTTCTTTTCCAACTGTGTGATCTGAAGTGAAACAGATAGGACCAGGACTGTTCTCTATTTAAATCAACCTTTAACCCAAAAAATGCACAAGTTAAATATCAAGAACTAATATTGTTGTTCATTACTGTATTTGATTTTCTTATCACCATGATATTCACTATTAAAGGCACTAATAACAATGTCAATGATTTGGCATTGACACAAACAACAGGCAACAAATATTGCCATAacagggccaagatggccctcaATCCCTCACCTGTTTAATTAGATGCAGCCAGTTTTGGGGTATGAATTTAAAAATCCTTGCATGTAATCATTTTATGTCCTTCATATTTTACAGCCAAAGCCTTTTGGATTAAGAtaaatagcgtgataaaccatgaaattttgCAAAATGGAACattagtattatattataaataacagtattccaaatgtttacatatttaactgcatttttaaatttatataataaagtgcTATGGATTGATATGAGTGCTAATGGACTCACTAAACCAATaattgagtttattggaaaagatTTGCATCTTTTGGGAGTACTGACTTCTGAATAAAGTAAAGGAAGATCATTTTAGGTGTGTCGACAGAACTattctgctttttggtcaaatgtcctgACAATTTTTATGGAATGCCCCGATTTGGGCCAGAAAATTTCTGGCATGTGTGGCTACAGGAGGttccaaaataaacattatttgagTCTTTGagactttctgcctaaacttgattttcagtaaggagggacttccttgaaactaagaataccataacagcggaaagtgtcgtccctgattagcctgtgcggactgcacaggcttatctgggatgacactttccacacatgcattaaggcaagttttctcagaacacgactcaattcaCCCCTGACCCTCACAGTTtcaaagaagatttttaaagtcaTTTACTATGTAAGGCTATTTAATCAGGTGATCCCAAGGGTGTGGCCATTTTTTACCCCCCGAGGCATGAATTGAATTTTCTAGAAGACCACAAGACAATGTTACTCATTAAATATTGAACCTTAGAGCCTTTCGGTTTTGCAGATAATGTTTTTAAGCATCCACATTTAAAGCCAGTTTTAGCTCTGGTGATAATCATAAGCAGGAGACCAAACATTTATTTCCACATTTTTACTACTCAGAATGCCTACCTGCTCCTTGGTCTGTTCCAGCGTGAGATGGGAGTCctctttcttcttcttcttcatctccTTTTCTTTCTTCTGCTGCTCCAGCATGGCATCTTGCTCTTGTTCAGCTGTGGAACACACAACAAGGAAAGGGCTTATTGTGGTCCggagcccacacaggctaatcaggggcaacactttccatctgtatggtattttttgttaaaaggaagaaTCTTTTTAGCAACGTTAAGGTGAACAGTGTTGcctcagataagcctgttcagattgcacaggctaatctgggtggaTGCTTTATgctcatgaattaagcccagttttcccacaatgtGGCTTGAATATTCTTATGTGATAATTGCTGAACTTCCTTTAatcaaagaaaataattattgctCAAAAAATACTCATAAAAAATGCAACAGGATACTACACAAACATTGaccagattaaaagtacaaaagaGGGAACCATCCTCTGTTAAAGTTGTACACAGTTATAGTCTTGGTCCTTTAATTTTCTTAAACATCCAGAACAcatatgttacattttatttaatgtaaatttcTGCAGCAAATTTTGATTTATGGAGAAGTTGAATGCAAACTTTTATCTGAGTTTTCTAAGCGCTGAAAGGGTCGTAGTTCTGCTAAATTACAGGTCATTTAGGATTTGGTCAGTCACTGCACACAATCACCCAAAACACGTGTTATGTTTCTAACTTTCTATGGAATATCTGAAGAAGAATCCaagatgttgcatgtttacctttatcaaatttctaagtaaaaaaatattatattttatatcttaTTGATTTGTGCATTTTTTTCGTTAATCAGAACATTACACGGACATCAAAATTTGGGTAAGTAGTACAGACTATTTTATGAATAGTTGAGCTTAAACGATCCTGCTCTAATAAAAAGATTATGCAGTCTTTTATTTCTAGTATCAAATGAATCAGATAttattcaaaaacaaattaaatgcttttgatgtaaacatgattCAAATAAACGAAATTcacttaaacaagagctgtgtttttgtgaaacacaatgccccctattgcgccaatttgaagccatatatttgacctttgacctccatgagatacacatcatgacatgcatgccaaatatcaagttgctaacttcaatattgcaaaagttatgaccacggttaaagttttgggacagaatgacagacaggccaaaaacaatatacccccgatcatttgatctgggGGCCAAATAGGGGTCTCACAACTTAAACTTCCCCTCTCTTGGGAACCCTGTACTCTTCCCGAAATTCACAAAAAGCGCTGGATTGTCAGGTGAATTAAAGATCGACTAAATACCTTGCTTTTTGCGTTCTCTTTCCTGCATGATATGCTTCTTCAAAGCCTGGTACATGAGCTTGGTCATCTTGGGACGCTCCAGCAGGGCAGGCATGATTATCCTGAAGTAAAATACAATGGAGCCTCACTCTGGGAGAAGGGGGCTTAATACATGCGTgttaagtgccatcccagatcaGCAATCTGCTTATCCATAATCAATATAGATTGCTGTCTGAgagcattttaattaatttttttcacatttaCATGTTTGTCTTTTTGTCTGGTTAAGTTATATGCATTCCTGTTGACACATATGTTATATATTACCATGTTTAAAAGTGACATGTTTGTTGAGCGAACATTCAGTAAGTTCTGTATCAGTctaaataattatgcattttacATGGAATAATCTGATTCCAACCCTTAAAAAAAGTAACATTCATTTTCTTAAAACATATCTAAgagatttttttatcaaaaaataagCTTAAGTAAAGTGAACGAAAACCTGCAACAGCAGAAAAATAACCTTATCATTGATATTCATTATATTATCTGTCCAGACCCAAACAAAATATGAGGCTGGTTCATAGCTTACATAATGCCCCAGTAATATAAGTAAGTCATTTTTTATGTATCAAGTATTTCTTTGGCATTAAGTATAAAGCTTGCcttttattacatgttttagtgaacaataatgtatgtattgttttattacaatacatCATGGGTATAAGATTAGCTTTTGCCAGTTTAATAGGTGGCACTACTAtcatattattattgtattcatATTTCCACACCAGCATTTCAGTTAGTTgggtagcaggctctttcggccccaagctctttcggcccagtccgaaatttcaggctttttcggccccaagcttattcggccccaaatcgaccaggctcattcggccccatattttattacacctaTTAACTAGggtgtatgattgaataaaggtgttcaaaatgatatatattgtgttgtcggtttgttcctttgtattgcttttgattattgatgataaaatgatattttaaaaaccattattgttttacaaactgttaccaatgtatgtaattgttttaattgttaaattgtgccGGCTTTTAATTGCATCGATTGtcggtttgtttgttaaatattgcgtttgattaaaggtgtaaatgatgagtatttgtttggtatgttccattgttgtttttttgtcggtTATTTAGCAATTCTTAACGAAATTAATGCAAAAACGTACAAAAGTGCTATTAATGTGTTAATTGGTATCATAAGTCATTTTGCTGTCTATTTTATACTTTGGTTACTAGTTCTATAATTGTGCtgtgaaatttggtatgatattggatgttacttgtgttaatcgtaaataaatttgtaagtgttagtgtttgtgattGTGAATTTGTGATGGAGGAGGACAAGAGTTTAGTGTGTAAGAATGCCGTTCGCTCGCTGCAGCATGGCATCACATGTGATGTTTGCGACAAATGGCAGCATCGCACCTGCAATACAGGTACCTAAGTGTTTATTCAAATACtaacaataaaagttaaaattctCTCGCAaaacattgtaaaaatgctttcaaatgagaACTGAGACATTTAATGCAAACGTGAATTAATCTAATTGCcttattacaatttgttaatctggttagacacatgtattttacaacctgataaaggtcataaaaccgggcataggtgCGGGTGCTATTCAATGGCTTCACTCAATAATGAAAGACGGGGTCgcatttattaatgtattatgatatggattttattattatagtctcatccatatttatatttttcataattttgatttgataaaacattaagatgatgatgcaatACAGGTAAGTGTCAATGCCAACTGACTAGCTAAGATTAtcgacaaataaattattttcctaaGTAAGACTGAGCATGGgtctaatttgcaaaattttaaatttattttattgtcatggttataatttgcaatttttaaaatttattttattgtcagttcATTGTCAGTTCAAAGTTTACTGATTTATCAACTTAAATCTACATTTTTTGTTACCTGTTAACCCGAATACACaccacacatgtatttaacaacctgataaagatcataaaaccgggcataggtgcgagtgtgctagacaatggcttcattcgataatgattgaattaaagaaaacaacatctgtttAATGCATTAACGATGTGTGAACATCGTCAACTTAGTTATTAATCAATTAGGTTATGTTGTAAATTTATGACGAACTTTGCAAACACTTTGTAGGCATATCCGCAACAGAATATTTTAGTGCAAAGAGGGGGGATATTGTTCTTACCTTCATCTGCAATGACTGCCGCAACCGCCCTACAACGCCTGACATCAGCCTAAACTTAGAAAATGGGCAACTATGGGAAGAATACGACC carries:
- the LOC127867819 gene encoding G protein pathway suppressor 2-like translates to MIIMPALLERPKMTKLMYQALKKHIMQERERKKQAEQEQDAMLEQQKKEKEMKKKKKEDSHLTLEQTKEQITQLEKKLELLRQEKHACFSQLKKVLHQEDETRKKAQQKDELSQPPTIYQHTGMPPVSAHSVLHPLGRPQMYRPAQSIIAQPVASVPLKRPRSPSPTPNSGYQQYENKKAATPAHYVHSNAQEFKPVNYPSQPSQVTYVSQPVHSFQSTVAYTTSKSPGSKYQVASQSAFAAYSSSPYGQHQHQSPYTIGRMPQQGFLPASSISLQQQLQQANEKSGFNEGDKYKQMQQTQIRAVAPGIQGQQGAMIPISLQQEMPGRGSIVTGFSGRSQAPPTSTFQPSSTQVSYSGQQPGPRPSYQSSQGRYF